A section of the Papio anubis isolate 15944 chromosome 2, Panubis1.0, whole genome shotgun sequence genome encodes:
- the IQCF5 gene encoding IQ domain-containing protein F5 — translation MIIKDSDEIISIEQSWKEQRGEEGSDSTPNTLTPTRPHPYLQVRPEEKIIMTERSAAIFIQAWWRGTLVRRTLLHAALRAWIIQCWWRQVLEKLLAKRRRMVLEFYVQQEWAAVRLQSWVRMWCVRQRYCRLLNAVRIIQVYWRWHTCHSRGFIEGHYELKENQLDIQLEISLGSQACKVQQCIPLPLKE, via the exons CaaaggggagaagagggaagcGACTCCACCCCCAACACCCTCACCCCTACCAGGCCACACCCTTACCTGCAAGTCC GCCCAGAAGAGAAGATCATCATGACAGAAAGGTCTGCAGCTATTTTcatccaggcctggtggcggggcACGCTGGTGCGACGCACACTGCTGCATGCAGCCCTCAGGGCTTGGATTATTCAGTGCTGGTGGAGGCAGGTGCTGGAGAAGCTGCTGGCGAAGAGGCGGAGGATGGTGTTGGAGTTCTATGTGCAGCAGGAATGGGCAGCAGTCAGGCTGCAGTCCTGGGTCCGCATGTGGTGTGTCCGCCAGCGTTACTGTCGTTTGCTCAACGCTGTCCGCATCATCCAGGTCTATTGGCGCTGGCACACCTGCCATTCCCGTGGCTTTATTGAGGGCCACTATGAACTCAAAGAAAACCAACTTGATATTCAACTTGAAATCTCTTTGGGCTCACAGGCTTGTAAGGTGCAACAATGCATACCCCTTCCATTAAAAGAATGA